A genome region from Macrobrachium rosenbergii isolate ZJJX-2024 chromosome 42, ASM4041242v1, whole genome shotgun sequence includes the following:
- the LOC136828199 gene encoding cuticlin-4-like — MMTWWKAAVLTLLWVGTWAQNYQGEFALERPESQVSISQLEVMCGKDHLTVQLAFTAPFQGLVFSKGQYGQPNCMYVGPRSGGTTFEFQIYYDGCGTKPDMGGKFYENTIIIQYDADLIEVWDEAKRLRCEWYNDYEKTASKPPMVIADLEVVELNFRGDNVDCWMEIQDGKGPWASPVTGIVPLGSTLTMVVAINDQAGEFDMRVKSCEASDGSNHPIYLSDEHGCVLRPKMISKFMKLRNNDGRATVLTYAHFHAFKFPDSMSVHIRCKVEICRFGCPDHCQKPTAGNPIGDYSQPPQSLSDNYGAPSDSAPQYLEAPSNFGQKNLGRSPNPLGNRSPFPESGPVIIPNQRSAELYLNGSPLTGGESIELPKYAEDFPWGPRNLRRRRRRQVVLDRQAREADIGVTTNYQVISEADLEFTPAKDDSVTVFKGHREDVVYGVCLPAPGFSALFVLLAMCTVISVLVAGFMCHHRQLQKDSAESPAAPHPHQHPVTVFSMAQFIRGHLPGHTQ; from the exons GTGGGCACGTGGGCACAGAATTACCAGGGAGAGTTTGCCCTGGAACGCCCCGAGAGCCAAGTGTCCATCAGCCAATTAGAGGTCATGTGCGGTAAGGATCACCTGACTGTCCAGCTGGCCTTCACTGCTCCGTTCCAG GGCCTGGTGTTCTCCAAGGGTCAGTACGGCCAGCCGAACTGCATGTACGTAGGGCCGAGGTCAGGGGGCACCACCTTCGAGTTCCAGATCTATTACGACGGCTGTGGCACCAAGCCTGACATGGGAGGGAAGTTTTACGAGAATACAATCATTATCCAGTACGACGCGGATCTGATTGAG GTGTGGGACGAAGCCAAGCGTCTCCGCTGCGAATGGTACAATGATTATGAGAAGACGGCCAGCAAGCCTCCCATGGTCATCGCCGACCTGGAAGTCGTTGAACTGAACTTCAGAG GTGACAACGTAGACTGCTGGATGGAGATCCAAGATGGAAAGGGACCTTGGGCCTCACCAGTTACTGGCATTGTACCCCTCGGTTCCACCCTGACTATGGTCGTGGCCATTAATGATCAGGCTG GTGAATTCGACATGAGAGTGAAATCTTGTGAGGCCTCAGACGGTTCAAATCATCCGATTTACCTGAGTGATGAGCACGGCTGTGTCCTCCGACCAAAAATGATTTCAAAGTTCATGAAACTCAGGAACAACGACGGACGCGCTACAGTGCTGACGTATGCACATTTCCACGCCTTCAAGTTCCCGGATTCCATGTCTGTTCACATCCGCTGCAAAGTCGAAATCTGCCGTTTTGGTTGCCCCGATCACTGTCAGAAACCAACCGCTGGCAACCCCATTGGGGATTACAGTCAGCCACCTCAGTCACTCAGTGACAATTATGGAGCTCCCTCTGACTCGGCACCACAGTATCTTGAAGCTCCTAGTAACTTTGGCCAGAAAAATCTAGGACGTTCTCCGAATCCACTGGGTAACAGGTCACCTTTCCCAGAAAGTGGCCCAGTCATTATCCCTAACCAGCGCTCAGCGGAATTGTATCTGAATGGCTCTCCTCTTACAGGAGGGGAATCCATTGAGCTCCCCAAGTACGCCGAAGATTTCCCATGGGGTCCACGAAACCTACGCCGGCGGCGACGTCGTCAAGTGGTGTTAGACCGTCAGGCCAGGGAAGCTGACATTGGCGTCACCACCAACTACCAAGTTATATCCGAGGCTGATCTGGAGTTCACCCCAGCTAAGGACGACAGTGTCACCGTGTTTAAGGGTCACAGAGAAGATGTTGTGTACGGAGTGTGCCTCCCAGCGCCAGGATTTTCAGCTCTGTTCGTTCTGCTTGCCATGTGCACTGTGATCTCTGTTCTAGTTGCTGGATTCATGTGCCACCACCGGCAGTTACAGAAAGACTCTGCCGAGTCCCCAGCAGCTCCTCACCCTCACCAACATCCAGTGACTGTCTTCAGTATGGCACAGTTTATCCGCGGTCATCTCCCTGGGCACACTCAGTGA
- the LOC136827787 gene encoding spidroin-2-like, translating to MTHQSFICRISKPLSFSDVQIVLAVVGACAANALQAYNDYHGSGRHDTEALAAANAAFAAAYEKQLALVSGKGGGGGEGGSHDVTLAAVAGGAPHHAPQHGGGLGYFGIAHVPGADTPAVAAAKAQFFNLYNQQAALAAAAPDDNHSGGYAHNPGAYNPGGHGTGAYNPGGHDTGAYNPGAYNTGAYNPAIHGGGQYRPEHQFGSQHLPSGGHYSGAHHGAGPHGVVGDTPEVAAAKAQFFKVFEKQAAAVAAASPDDKYH from the coding sequence ATGACCCACCAAAGCTTCATCTGCAGGATATCAAAGCCCTTGTCTTTCTCTGATGTACAGATCGTCTTGGCAGTGGTCGGCGCATGCGCAGCGAACGCCCTCCAGGCCTACAACGACTACCACGGTTCGGGTCGCCATGACACTGAAGCCCTGGCAGCAGCTAATGCTGCTTTTGCAGCCGCCTACGAAAAGCAGCTTGCCCTGGTCTCtggaaaaggagggggaggtggagaagGAGGGTCCCATGATGTTACCCTTGCTGCTGTTGCTGGAGGCGCCCCTCATCATGCCCCTCAACATGGAGGAGGTCTTGGGTACTTCGGCATAGCCCACGTCCCAGGCGCTGACACCCCAGCCGTGGCTGCTGCCAAGGCTCAGTTCTTCAATCTCTATAACCAGCAGGCGGCTCTGGCAGCAGCTGCCCCTGATGATAACCATTCTGGAGGTTATGCTCACAACCCAGGGGCCTACAACCCAGGGGGTCATGGTACCGGAGCCTACAACCCTGGGGGACATGACACCGGAGCCTACAACCCAGGAGCCTACAACACAGGGGCATACAATCCAGCCATTCACGGAGGTGGCCAGTACAGACCAGAGCACCAGTTCGGCTCCCAGCACCTTCCCTCCGGAGGTCATTATAGCGGCGCCCACCACGGAGCCGGCCCTCATGGCGTTGTTGGAGACACTCCCGAAGTAGCAGCTGCCAAGGCCCAGTTCTTCAAAGTCTTCGAGAAGCAAGCTGCTGCTGTAGCAGCTGCATCTCCAGACGATAAATACCACTGA
- the LOC136828201 gene encoding uncharacterized protein produces the protein MWNLLIPLAVLATAQGEDCVWNKDEDYPQKPPLIIDASFNIVLPVMEEGKRIVRVPKNSAITLACPGSKIAGLEKEVVQAKCSGGQAIKVGKKRMALKDLSCSKKAKESIRKDAGKCGEEGTGVLEIIGFEIANLDRFYEVIDICYDERLETNLYSKHILHGRSIAAKDVDPKRPPFKAAKGFFNISISKSYSVKEQKRLMEDILESNDLASTVIDYSKQYYFAKGHMAPDADFVTEAEQDATYYYINAVPQWQAFNNGNWKYLEFATRDLASQLGTDLTIYSGSWGTLEMDDVNGNPVEVYLGLSSKEKVVPAPALTWKVIHEEATNRAIGIVGVNNPHLTSIPALLCKDICPDVPWITFDVTDLGHGYTYCCSVSDLRNSIPHIPDLGPVCLLDSKNSSSAGCC, from the exons ATGTGGAACCTTCTCATTCCTTTGGCTGTGTTGGCCACTGCCCAGG GCGAAGACTGCGTGTGGAACAAAGATGAAGACTATCCCCAGAAACCGCCACTTATAATTGATGCCTCCTTCAATATAGTACTGCCAGtaatggaagaagggaaaaggattGTCAG AGTGCCAAAAAACAGTGCTATTACCTTGGCGTGTCCCGGTAGCAAAATAGCTGGACTCGAGAAGGAAGTCGTGCAAGCGAAGTGCTCCGGTGGTCAGGCTATCAAAGTGGGCAAAAAG CGTATGGCCCTAAAGGACCTCTCCTGCAGCAAGAAGGCGAAGGAATCGATCAGGAAAGACGCCGGAAAATGTGGAGAAGAAGGGACGGGTGTCTTGGAGATCATTGGGTTCGAAATCGCCAACTTGGATCGCTTCTACGAAGTG ATCGACATTTGCTACGATGAACGCCTGGAGACAAACCTCTATTCCAAGCATATCCTTCACGGGAGGAGCATCGCTGCGAAGGACGTCGACCCTAAGCGCCCTCCTTTCAAGGCGgccaaaggattctttaatatcTCAATAAGCAAATCCTATTCGGTGAAGGAGCAGAAACGCCTCATGGAGGATATTCTAGAGAGTAAT GACCTGGCAAGCACCGTCATCGACTACAGCAAGCAATATTACTTTGCAAAGGGCCACATGGCTCCAGATGCTGATTTCGTAACAGAAGCAGAACAAGACGCCACGTACTACTACATTAATGCCGTTCCCCAGTGGCAAGCATTCAACAATGGCAATTGGAAG TACCTTGAATTCGCGACGAGGGACTTGGCGAGCCAACTTGGCACAGATCTCACTATCTACAGCGGAAGTTGGGGAACTCTGGAGATGGACGATGTTAACGGCAACCCCGTCGAGGTTTACCTAGGCCTCTCCTCGAAGGAAAAAGTGGTGCCGGCGCCAGCTCTCACCTGGAAG GTCATCCACGAGGAAGCCACCAACAGAGCCATTGGCATCGTGGGCGTCAACAACCCTCATCTGACATCCATCCCTGCCCTGCTCTGCAAGGACATCTGCCCAGATGTCCCCTGGATTACTTTTGACGTCACTGACCTGGGTCACGGGTACACTTACTGTTGCTCGGTCAGTGACCTGAGGAACTCCATACCTCACATTCCCGACCTGGGCCCTGTTTGTTTACTAGACAGCAAGAATTCTTCTTCTGCCGGATGTTGCTAG